A genome region from Arthrobacter sp. V1I9 includes the following:
- a CDS encoding 1-phosphofructokinase family hexose kinase — translation MIVTFTANPSLDRTVALPGPLERGEVQRAVSVSQESGGKGVNVSRALVASGLESVAVLPGADSDPVLAGLRASGVPFVSLPINEPLRTNVALTEPGGVTTKINEPGPLLDADQQEALMKLLLESSRGASWVVLAGSLPPGFPADFYATVARRLRSAGNGNAPQIAVDSSGAPLAAAVSSGEAGNGSGKPDLLKPNAEELAELAAAAGFASPATADELEADPAAAAAAAAAVVRSGVGAVLATLGSKGAVLVTADGAWLATHPPVAAVSTVGAGDSALAGYLLAHGQGAAPADCLRQAVAHGAAAASLPGSTVPAVHQTTPDAVTITALRKD, via the coding sequence ATGATCGTCACCTTTACGGCCAACCCCAGCCTGGACCGGACGGTGGCCCTCCCCGGCCCCCTGGAACGGGGCGAAGTGCAGCGCGCCGTCTCCGTCAGCCAGGAATCCGGCGGCAAGGGCGTCAACGTCTCCCGCGCCCTCGTGGCTTCGGGCCTCGAGTCCGTCGCCGTACTCCCGGGCGCGGACAGCGATCCCGTGCTGGCCGGCCTGCGTGCGAGCGGGGTGCCCTTCGTTTCCCTCCCCATCAATGAGCCGCTCCGCACCAACGTGGCGCTCACCGAGCCGGGCGGAGTGACCACCAAGATCAACGAGCCCGGCCCGCTGCTCGACGCGGACCAGCAGGAAGCCCTGATGAAGCTGCTGTTGGAGAGTTCCCGCGGTGCCAGCTGGGTAGTCCTGGCCGGATCGCTTCCCCCGGGCTTCCCCGCCGACTTCTACGCCACCGTGGCCCGCCGGCTCCGCTCCGCGGGAAACGGAAACGCTCCCCAAATTGCCGTGGACTCTTCCGGCGCCCCTCTTGCCGCCGCTGTCTCCAGCGGCGAGGCAGGAAATGGTTCGGGAAAACCGGACCTCCTCAAACCCAACGCCGAAGAACTGGCGGAACTGGCTGCTGCAGCCGGCTTCGCCTCCCCGGCCACCGCTGACGAACTGGAAGCGGACCCGGCTGCTGCCGCAGCGGCAGCCGCCGCCGTCGTACGTTCCGGTGTGGGTGCTGTGCTGGCAACTCTCGGATCCAAGGGAGCTGTCCTGGTAACGGCCGACGGCGCGTGGCTGGCCACGCATCCGCCGGTCGCCGCGGTCAGTACCGTCGGAGCGGGCGATTCTGCCCTTGCCGGCTACCTGCTCGCCCACGGCCAGGGCGCCGCCCCGGCCGACTGCCTTCGCCAGGCGGTGGCCCACGGTGCCGCCGCCGCCTCCCTGCCGGGTTCCACTGTCCCGGCAGTCCACCAAACCACACCGGATGCCGTAACCATCACGGCCCTTCGAAAGGATTGA
- a CDS encoding fructose-specific PTS transporter subunit EIIC — MTQLITTELVDLDQNLGNSPETVIRHLASKVAATGRASEVEGLFADAFAREQKTATGIPGGIAIPHCRSAAVTEPTLAMARLDPKVDFGAKDGPADLIFFIAAPDGADQQHLKLLSKLARSLIKKDFTAALRNASSREEIVELVDGALADKPAAHAAPVSADTAGAGSNAGASAVSADSASAGSTTGSGPKRLVAVTACPTGIAHTYMAADSLVAAAQEAGVDLQVETQGSSGAKPLDPAVIAAADAVIFAVDVDVRGKERFAGKPVINAPVKRGIDEPAKMVQEALAAADNPNARRVPHFGAEEQAEHDAEEKGEHIGQKLKRALLTGVSYMIPFVAGGGLLIALGFLLGGYLITDFADTIVTTNNFFNLPTEYPEQAVGPLGAYLGAVLFKIGALSMSFLVPALAGYIAYAIADRPGIAPGFVAGAVAGFMGAGFLGGIVGGLLAGYMAHLIGTWSVPRWLRGLMPVVIIPLLASIFASGLMFLVLGGPIVALTAGLNGWLSGLTGASAIVLGVILGLMMCFDLGGPVNKVAYAFAVAGLGAATLDNQAPWQIMATVMAAGMVPPLAMALASTVLDKKRFSLAERENGKAAWLLGASFISEGAIPFAAADPLRVIPASMLGGAVTGAITMAAGVGSKAPHGGIFVFFAIDNFIMFVIAIAVGTVITALAVVALKRWAAPKTTATVETVPATV; from the coding sequence GTGACCCAGCTCATCACCACGGAACTGGTCGACCTCGACCAGAACCTGGGCAACTCCCCCGAGACGGTGATCCGGCACCTTGCAAGCAAAGTAGCTGCCACCGGACGCGCGTCAGAAGTTGAAGGCCTCTTTGCGGACGCCTTCGCCCGAGAGCAGAAGACTGCCACGGGCATTCCCGGCGGCATCGCCATTCCCCACTGCCGCTCTGCTGCAGTGACGGAACCTACCCTGGCCATGGCCCGCCTTGACCCCAAGGTGGACTTCGGCGCCAAGGACGGCCCGGCAGACCTGATCTTCTTCATCGCAGCCCCGGACGGCGCGGACCAGCAGCACCTGAAGCTGCTGTCCAAGCTCGCCAGGTCCCTGATCAAGAAGGACTTCACCGCAGCCCTGCGCAACGCCTCTTCCCGTGAGGAGATCGTGGAACTGGTGGACGGAGCACTCGCCGACAAGCCCGCTGCCCATGCAGCGCCGGTTTCGGCAGATACGGCCGGCGCGGGCTCGAACGCCGGAGCTTCGGCGGTTTCAGCAGACTCAGCTTCGGCAGGCTCAACCACCGGATCGGGACCCAAGCGGCTCGTTGCCGTGACCGCGTGCCCCACCGGCATCGCCCACACCTACATGGCCGCTGATTCCCTGGTGGCAGCAGCCCAGGAAGCAGGCGTCGACCTGCAGGTGGAAACCCAGGGCTCCTCCGGCGCCAAGCCGCTGGACCCCGCCGTCATCGCCGCCGCAGATGCCGTGATCTTCGCGGTGGACGTGGACGTGCGCGGCAAGGAACGCTTTGCCGGCAAGCCCGTCATCAATGCGCCGGTAAAGCGCGGTATCGATGAGCCCGCCAAGATGGTCCAGGAAGCGCTGGCCGCCGCGGACAACCCGAATGCCCGCCGCGTCCCGCACTTCGGCGCGGAGGAACAGGCTGAGCACGACGCCGAGGAAAAGGGCGAGCACATCGGCCAGAAGCTGAAGCGTGCCCTGCTGACCGGCGTCAGCTACATGATTCCGTTCGTTGCCGGCGGCGGCCTGCTGATTGCCCTCGGCTTCCTGCTGGGCGGCTACCTCATCACAGATTTCGCGGACACCATCGTGACCACGAACAACTTCTTCAACCTGCCCACGGAATACCCGGAACAGGCCGTCGGCCCGCTGGGTGCCTACCTCGGCGCGGTGCTGTTCAAGATCGGCGCCCTGTCGATGAGCTTCCTGGTTCCCGCGCTGGCGGGCTACATCGCCTACGCGATAGCGGACCGACCCGGCATCGCCCCCGGCTTTGTTGCCGGTGCGGTAGCCGGATTCATGGGTGCCGGCTTCCTCGGCGGCATTGTCGGCGGCCTGCTGGCGGGCTACATGGCGCACCTGATTGGAACCTGGTCTGTCCCCCGCTGGCTTCGCGGCCTGATGCCGGTGGTCATCATCCCACTGCTGGCCTCAATTTTCGCTTCCGGCCTGATGTTCCTGGTTCTTGGCGGACCAATCGTTGCGCTCACTGCAGGGTTGAACGGATGGCTGTCGGGCCTTACCGGCGCCAGCGCCATCGTCTTGGGCGTCATTCTGGGCCTCATGATGTGCTTCGACCTGGGCGGCCCTGTCAACAAGGTCGCTTACGCATTCGCCGTCGCCGGTCTTGGTGCCGCAACGCTGGACAACCAGGCGCCGTGGCAGATCATGGCAACGGTCATGGCCGCCGGCATGGTGCCGCCGTTGGCCATGGCCCTGGCGTCAACGGTCCTGGACAAGAAGCGTTTCAGCCTGGCTGAGCGTGAAAACGGAAAGGCAGCATGGCTGCTGGGAGCATCCTTCATCTCCGAAGGCGCCATCCCCTTCGCAGCAGCAGACCCGCTGCGGGTTATCCCCGCCAGCATGCTGGGCGGCGCGGTGACGGGTGCTATTACGATGGCAGCCGGTGTCGGTTCCAAAGCACCCCACGGCGGCATCTTCGTCTTCTTCGCAATCGACAACTTCATCATGTTCGTCATTGCGATCGCGGTTGGTACGGTAATCACCGCCCTGGCCGTGGTGGCCCTCAAGCGCTGGGCAGCCCCCAAGACCACTGCTACGGTGGAAACCGTCCCAGCAACGGTCTGA
- a CDS encoding HPr family phosphocarrier protein yields MPERTATVASRVGLHARPAAIFAEAAGEFDLDITIAREGEPADEAMDAASILSLMSLGASHGDVVVLRAEGDGADTALERLVQILETDHDAE; encoded by the coding sequence ATGCCAGAACGCACCGCAACCGTCGCCAGCCGCGTTGGCCTGCACGCCCGCCCTGCCGCCATCTTCGCGGAGGCAGCCGGCGAGTTCGACCTGGACATCACCATCGCCCGTGAAGGTGAGCCGGCCGATGAGGCCATGGATGCCGCCAGCATCCTTTCCCTCATGAGCCTTGGCGCATCACACGGCGACGTTGTGGTGCTCCGGGCCGAAGGCGACGGCGCTGACACGGCGCTGGAGCGCCTGGTCCAGATCCTGGAAACGGATCACGACGCCGAGTAA
- a CDS encoding class I SAM-dependent methyltransferase produces MTDQTDVLEADRALKQKHRAMWASGDYPALAGELLPELGAILVEACGVNSRQRVLDVAAGAGNAAIPAAMMGAKVVASDLTPELFDAGRHQAADRGVELEWKEGDAEALPFADDEFDTVMSCLGVMFAPHHQPAADELLRVCKPGGTIGLLNWTPEGFIGRMFATLKPFAPPPPPGAQPAPLWGSEDHVRELFGDRITEAQARKKTLGVRSFHQPEDFVRYFKSHYGPTISVYKFIAEDGDKVKDLDRALTELAESFGDAHGDTPFHMEWEYLLFTAKKAKGNAG; encoded by the coding sequence ATGACAGACCAAACAGATGTCCTGGAGGCGGACCGGGCGCTCAAGCAGAAGCACAGGGCCATGTGGGCGTCAGGGGACTACCCGGCGCTCGCCGGTGAATTGCTCCCCGAATTGGGAGCCATCCTGGTGGAAGCCTGCGGCGTCAACTCACGCCAGCGGGTCCTGGACGTCGCCGCAGGGGCAGGAAATGCGGCCATCCCCGCGGCCATGATGGGTGCGAAGGTGGTGGCCAGCGACCTCACGCCCGAATTGTTTGACGCCGGCCGCCACCAGGCAGCGGACCGTGGCGTGGAGCTGGAATGGAAGGAAGGCGACGCAGAAGCCCTGCCTTTCGCCGATGATGAGTTCGATACCGTGATGTCCTGCCTCGGCGTGATGTTCGCGCCCCACCACCAGCCCGCAGCCGACGAGCTCCTGCGCGTCTGCAAACCGGGTGGCACCATCGGGCTCCTCAACTGGACTCCTGAAGGGTTCATCGGCAGGATGTTCGCCACCCTGAAGCCGTTTGCCCCGCCGCCGCCGCCGGGTGCCCAGCCCGCACCGCTGTGGGGGAGCGAGGACCACGTGCGCGAACTCTTTGGCGACAGGATCACCGAAGCCCAGGCCCGGAAAAAGACCCTGGGGGTCCGCAGTTTCCACCAACCGGAGGATTTTGTCCGCTACTTCAAGTCCCACTACGGCCCCACCATCTCGGTCTATAAGTTCATTGCCGAGGACGGGGACAAGGTGAAGGACTTGGACAGGGCTTTGACGGAACTGGCGGAGTCGTTTGGCGACGCCCACGGTGATACCCCGTTCCATATGGAGTGGGAGTACCTGCTGTTTACGGCCAAAAAAGCCAAGGGCAATGCCGGGTGA
- a CDS encoding Ku protein — MRAIWKGAIAFGLVNVPVKVYSATEDHDISLHQVHNADGGRIRYQRRCEVCSQVIDYSDIEKAYEEDGRTVILAKDELKAIPAENSHEIEVVQFVPSEQLEPMMFEKSYYLEPDSKSPKAYVLLRRALEDTDRVAIVQFALREKTRLGALRIKDDTLVLQSLLWPDEVREANFPSLEADIKISAQERDMSAALVESMAADFDPAHFTDDYQVQLRQLIEAKLEQGDSLDTDETFGVEAGEGGKGEVIDLMEALKRSLDRKRGGGSDASAAGSGDEDSAESGDDEEEGAKPARKRAAATKQTGSKSADTKSTAARSASKSTAAKSTGTKTSTAKTSTEKSTDTKSAAAKSTAGKTAAKPAAKSTTSKATGTRARKPA; from the coding sequence ATGAGAGCCATCTGGAAAGGTGCCATCGCGTTTGGCCTGGTCAACGTACCCGTGAAGGTCTACAGCGCCACCGAAGATCATGACATCAGTCTGCACCAGGTCCACAACGCCGACGGCGGCCGTATCCGCTACCAGCGCAGGTGCGAAGTTTGCAGCCAGGTCATTGATTATTCGGATATTGAGAAGGCCTACGAGGAGGACGGCCGGACCGTCATCCTTGCCAAGGACGAGCTCAAGGCCATTCCGGCGGAGAACAGCCACGAGATCGAGGTGGTGCAGTTCGTCCCGTCCGAGCAGCTTGAACCCATGATGTTCGAGAAGAGCTACTACCTCGAGCCGGACTCGAAATCGCCCAAGGCCTACGTGCTGCTGCGCCGGGCGCTGGAGGACACGGACCGGGTGGCTATCGTCCAGTTCGCGCTGCGCGAGAAGACCCGGCTGGGTGCCTTGCGGATCAAGGACGACACCTTGGTCCTCCAGTCCCTGCTCTGGCCTGACGAGGTACGCGAAGCCAACTTCCCTTCCCTGGAGGCGGATATCAAGATCTCCGCGCAGGAACGCGACATGTCCGCGGCCCTGGTGGAGTCCATGGCAGCCGACTTCGACCCCGCCCACTTCACCGATGACTACCAGGTGCAGCTGCGCCAGCTCATCGAGGCCAAACTCGAACAGGGCGACTCCCTTGATACCGACGAAACGTTTGGCGTGGAAGCCGGCGAGGGCGGCAAGGGCGAGGTCATTGACCTGATGGAAGCACTGAAACGGAGCCTGGACCGGAAGCGCGGAGGCGGATCCGATGCTTCCGCCGCAGGCTCGGGCGACGAAGACTCGGCCGAGTCCGGCGACGACGAGGAAGAAGGCGCCAAGCCGGCGCGCAAGAGGGCTGCGGCCACCAAACAGACGGGGAGTAAGTCTGCCGACACGAAATCCACGGCGGCCCGGTCCGCCAGCAAGTCCACCGCCGCGAAGTCGACCGGCACAAAGACCAGCACGGCAAAGACCAGCACGGAAAAGTCCACCGACACCAAGTCCGCTGCAGCGAAGTCCACGGCGGGTAAGACCGCGGCCAAACCTGCCGCCAAAAGCACCACCAGCAAGGCAACCGGCACCAGGGCGCGGAAGCCGGCGTAA
- a CDS encoding ATP-dependent DNA ligase, translating into MAAAKERVRVAGRELTLTNLGKVIYPETGTTKADVLAYYAAVARVLIPAAADRPATRKRWVNGVGTAEKPGEVFFQKNLEDSAPGWLPRAAITHKDRTIHYPMVNDPATLTWFGQINSLEIHVPQWQVDSHGNQLNPDRLVLDLDPGEGAGLEECVEVALLARSILEDVGMDPVPVTSGSKGIHLYAALDRSQSSDQISAFARELARALEADHPDLAVSDMKKTLRKGKVLVDWSQNNAAKTTIVPYSLRGRPTPMVAAPRTWQEISTPGLRHLDYQEVLRRVQDGTEPFAAVVRASRPNADAPDKDDDGDPRLGKYRSMRDPKKTPEPFAGAEGSGDSFVIQEHHASRLHFDLRLEHDGVLVSWALPKGVPETGGKNHLAVQTEDHPLDYLTFHGTIPKGEYGAGEMTIWDTGTYELHKWINGREVIVTLTGSEGGGLGGTRKFALIHTGRGQGRDSEGQWLIHLMDKDHPSSRHHSVPVPDDGPEEAAEPEEEAEEPSQVPPSPAPSASPEDFGPMMATSGTMADLQGSNWQFELKWDGIRALLVADEEIVRIFSRNGNDVSKTYPEFTDRDSWPPQPFVADGEIIAVGPSGRPDFGLLQGRMKLTRPGDVAKARRAIPVRLMLFDLLYDGGTDLRRLPLIKRRQRLEQFFSPSDSPVDLSTVLEDRVEHILESAQELGLEGVMAKRTDSRYVSGRRTRTWIKLKLDQTQEVVVGGWRPGKGARQDSVGSLLVGIPDGRNLRYVGRVGSGFSFRELTELRQTVDRLARKTSPFQDVPREDSADAHWVTPQLVGEVTYSEWTGTGRLRHPVWRGWRLDKDPAEVVREG; encoded by the coding sequence ATGGCCGCAGCTAAGGAGCGTGTCCGGGTTGCGGGCCGGGAATTGACCCTCACCAACCTGGGCAAGGTCATCTACCCGGAGACCGGCACCACCAAGGCCGACGTATTGGCTTACTACGCCGCGGTGGCCCGTGTCCTGATCCCCGCTGCTGCCGACAGGCCGGCTACCAGGAAGCGGTGGGTCAACGGCGTGGGCACCGCGGAGAAGCCGGGCGAGGTGTTCTTCCAGAAGAACCTCGAGGACTCTGCCCCGGGCTGGCTGCCGCGTGCCGCCATCACGCACAAGGACCGGACCATCCACTATCCGATGGTCAACGACCCCGCCACGCTCACGTGGTTCGGCCAGATCAACTCGCTGGAAATTCACGTTCCCCAGTGGCAGGTGGATTCACACGGCAACCAGCTGAACCCTGACCGGCTGGTGCTGGACCTGGACCCCGGCGAAGGTGCGGGCCTGGAGGAGTGCGTTGAGGTGGCGCTCCTGGCCCGCTCCATCCTCGAGGACGTGGGCATGGATCCGGTCCCGGTAACCAGCGGCAGCAAAGGCATCCACCTGTACGCCGCACTGGACCGAAGCCAGAGCTCCGACCAAATTTCCGCATTCGCCCGCGAGTTGGCGCGGGCACTGGAGGCGGACCACCCTGACCTGGCGGTCAGCGACATGAAGAAGACCCTTCGCAAAGGCAAGGTGCTGGTGGATTGGAGCCAGAACAATGCGGCCAAAACCACCATCGTTCCGTATTCGCTCCGAGGCCGCCCCACCCCTATGGTTGCTGCGCCCCGGACTTGGCAGGAGATCAGCACTCCGGGCCTTCGGCACCTGGACTACCAGGAGGTGCTGCGGAGGGTGCAGGACGGCACGGAGCCGTTCGCTGCCGTCGTCCGCGCCTCCCGCCCCAACGCGGACGCCCCTGACAAGGATGACGACGGCGACCCGCGGCTGGGCAAATACCGCTCCATGCGCGACCCGAAAAAGACGCCTGAGCCCTTTGCCGGCGCGGAGGGCAGCGGGGACAGCTTTGTCATCCAGGAGCACCATGCCAGCCGGCTGCACTTCGACCTGCGACTGGAGCACGACGGCGTCCTTGTGTCCTGGGCCTTGCCCAAGGGGGTTCCCGAAACCGGTGGCAAGAACCACCTGGCGGTCCAGACCGAGGACCACCCGCTGGACTACCTCACTTTTCACGGCACCATCCCCAAAGGTGAGTACGGCGCCGGTGAGATGACCATCTGGGACACCGGCACCTATGAACTGCACAAGTGGATCAACGGCAGGGAAGTCATCGTCACCCTCACAGGTTCCGAGGGTGGCGGCTTGGGCGGCACCCGGAAGTTCGCGCTGATCCATACCGGCCGCGGGCAGGGCAGGGACTCCGAAGGCCAGTGGCTCATACACCTCATGGACAAGGACCATCCGAGCAGCAGGCACCATTCCGTGCCAGTACCGGATGACGGGCCGGAGGAAGCCGCGGAGCCGGAAGAGGAAGCCGAAGAGCCATCCCAAGTTCCGCCGTCGCCCGCCCCTTCGGCGTCACCCGAGGATTTCGGCCCCATGATGGCCACGTCAGGGACGATGGCGGACCTCCAGGGCAGCAACTGGCAGTTCGAACTCAAGTGGGACGGGATACGCGCCCTCCTCGTCGCCGACGAGGAGATAGTCAGGATCTTCAGCCGCAACGGGAACGACGTCAGCAAGACCTACCCCGAGTTCACGGACAGGGACAGCTGGCCGCCCCAGCCGTTTGTCGCGGACGGCGAGATCATCGCCGTCGGACCTTCAGGCCGGCCGGACTTTGGGCTGCTCCAGGGACGCATGAAACTCACCCGGCCCGGCGATGTGGCCAAAGCACGCAGGGCCATCCCGGTCCGGCTGATGCTGTTTGACCTGCTGTACGACGGCGGGACCGACCTCCGCAGGTTGCCCCTCATCAAGCGCCGCCAGCGTTTGGAGCAGTTCTTCAGCCCGTCCGACAGCCCGGTGGACCTTTCCACGGTCCTCGAGGACCGGGTGGAGCACATCCTGGAGAGCGCGCAGGAACTGGGCCTCGAGGGCGTGATGGCCAAGCGCACCGACAGCCGGTACGTGAGCGGCCGGCGCACGCGGACCTGGATCAAGCTCAAGCTCGACCAGACCCAGGAGGTGGTGGTGGGCGGCTGGCGGCCCGGCAAGGGCGCCCGCCAGGACTCGGTGGGGTCGCTGCTGGTAGGCATCCCGGACGGCCGGAACCTGCGCTACGTGGGCAGGGTGGGCAGCGGTTTCAGTTTCCGCGAGCTGACGGAACTCCGGCAGACCGTGGACCGTCTCGCCCGAAAAACGTCCCCCTTCCAGGATGTTCCGCGCGAGGACTCGGCGGACGCGCACTGGGTAACCCCGCAGCTTGTTGGCGAAGTGACGTACAGCGAATGGACCGGGACGGGGCGGCTCCGCCATCCGGTCTGGCGCGGCTGGCGGCTGGACAAGGACCCGGCCGAGGTGGTCCGGGAAGGCTGA